A window from Mastomys coucha isolate ucsf_1 unplaced genomic scaffold, UCSF_Mcou_1 pScaffold2, whole genome shotgun sequence encodes these proteins:
- the Ccdc28a gene encoding coiled-coil domain-containing protein 28A isoform X1 has protein sequence MEERKAKRKSPKSFSAHSTQVVNAKKNTIPASKSTGFANPTSQSTSQRPKLKRVMKEKNKPPGGEGKGAQSTPIQHSFLTDVSDVQEMERGLLSLLNDFHSGKLQAFGNECSIEQMEHVRGMQEKLARLNLELYGELEELPEEKRKAASDANLDRLLSDGIEKLTQRLKVLAALAEDPDSVPSTHMAALDPL, from the exons ATGGAAGAGCggaaagcaaagaggaagagTCCTAAGTCTTTCAGTGCCCACTCTACTCAGGTTGTTAATGCCAAAAAAAATACCATCCCAGCTAGTAAAAGCACAGGGTTTGCTAATCCCACGTCACAGTCAACTTCCCAGAGGCCAAAGTTAAAAAG GgtgatgaaagaaaagaacaaacctccaggaggagaagggaagggtgcACAGTCCACGCCCATCCAGCACTCCTTCCTCACCGATGTCTCTGATGTCCAGGAGATGGAGCGCGGGCTCCTTAGCCTGCTGAATGATTTCCACTCTGGAAAGCTGCAGGCATTTG GAAATGAATGTTCCATAGAGCAGATGGAACATGTCCGGGGAATGCAGGAGAAATTAGCTCGCTTGAATTTGGAGCTCTACGGGGAGTTAGAGGAGCTTCCTGAGGAGAAGCGGAAAGCAGCCAGTGACGCAAACCTGGACAGGCTTCTGTCTGAC gGGATTGAAAAACTGACTCAGCGtctaaaagtacttgctgctcttgcagaagacccagattctgttcccagcacccacatggcggctctcGACCCTCTCTAA
- the Ccdc28a gene encoding coiled-coil domain-containing protein 28A isoform X2, whose protein sequence is MEERKAKRKSPKSFSAHSTQVVNAKKNTIPASKSTGFANPTSQSTSQRPKLKRVMKEKNKPPGGEGKGAQSTPIQHSFLTDVSDVQEMERGLLSLLNDFHSGKLQAFGNECSIEQMEHVRGMQEKLARLNLELYGELEELPEEKRKAASDANLDRLLSDLEELNSSIQKLHLADAQDVPNASSS, encoded by the exons ATGGAAGAGCggaaagcaaagaggaagagTCCTAAGTCTTTCAGTGCCCACTCTACTCAGGTTGTTAATGCCAAAAAAAATACCATCCCAGCTAGTAAAAGCACAGGGTTTGCTAATCCCACGTCACAGTCAACTTCCCAGAGGCCAAAGTTAAAAAG GgtgatgaaagaaaagaacaaacctccaggaggagaagggaagggtgcACAGTCCACGCCCATCCAGCACTCCTTCCTCACCGATGTCTCTGATGTCCAGGAGATGGAGCGCGGGCTCCTTAGCCTGCTGAATGATTTCCACTCTGGAAAGCTGCAGGCATTTG GAAATGAATGTTCCATAGAGCAGATGGAACATGTCCGGGGAATGCAGGAGAAATTAGCTCGCTTGAATTTGGAGCTCTACGGGGAGTTAGAGGAGCTTCCTGAGGAGAAGCGGAAAGCAGCCAGTGACGCAAACCTGGACAGGCTTCTGTCTGAC TTAGAAGAATTGAATTCTTCTAT ACAGAAACTGCATTTGGCAGATGCACAAGACGTTCCCAATGCGTCCAGCAGCTAA